From Chloroflexota bacterium, one genomic window encodes:
- a CDS encoding GDP-mannose 4,6-dehydratase has product MNTALVAGGAGFIGSHLCDGLLASGRRVIAVDSFLTGRPENVAHLADHPDFRLLEHDVCEPLDVAEPVGAVFHLASPASPTDFGRIPEEIMWVNALGSRNLCDLAQRDGARLLLASTSEIYGDPLEHPQRESYFGNVNPIGLRSPYDESKRFAEALVMMRRRMHGLNARVVRIFNTYGPRMRVGDGRMSIEFVTNALRGEPLTVVGDGSQTRSLCFVTDMAEGISRAMYRPATDGQVFNLGNPSEHSVAEYADWIRDIADSSSEIRHVPARPDDPQRRRPDIGRARKVLDWQPEVPPADGLRRTVDWYREHLALAEPN; this is encoded by the coding sequence GTGAACACGGCACTCGTGGCCGGGGGTGCCGGCTTCATCGGCTCGCATCTCTGTGACGGTCTGCTCGCGTCCGGTCGCCGCGTGATTGCGGTGGACAGCTTTCTGACTGGGCGTCCCGAGAACGTGGCGCACCTGGCCGATCACCCGGACTTTCGCCTGCTGGAGCACGACGTTTGCGAGCCGCTGGACGTTGCAGAGCCGGTGGGCGCGGTGTTTCACCTGGCGAGTCCGGCCAGCCCGACGGACTTCGGCCGCATTCCCGAGGAGATCATGTGGGTGAACGCGCTGGGTTCGCGCAACCTCTGCGACCTGGCGCAGCGAGACGGCGCGCGCTTGCTGCTGGCCTCGACCTCGGAGATCTACGGCGATCCCCTGGAGCACCCCCAGCGCGAGTCCTACTTTGGCAACGTGAACCCGATCGGCCTGCGTTCCCCCTACGACGAGAGCAAGCGCTTCGCCGAGGCGCTGGTGATGATGCGACGCCGCATGCACGGGCTGAACGCGCGCGTGGTGCGGATTTTTAATACCTACGGGCCGCGCATGCGCGTCGGGGATGGGCGCATGTCGATCGAGTTCGTGACCAACGCCCTGCGCGGCGAGCCGCTGACCGTCGTGGGCGACGGGAGCCAGACGCGGAGTCTGTGCTTTGTGACCGACATGGCCGAGGGCATTTCCCGCGCGATGTATCGGCCCGCCACGGACGGCCAGGTCTTCAACCTCGGTAACCCCAGCGAGCACTCGGTGGCGGAGTACGCGGATTGGATTCGCGACATCGCGGACTCGTCGTCCGAGATCCGCCACGTGCCGGCCCGTCCGGATGATCCGCAGCGGCGACGGCCGGACATCGGCCGCGCGCGCAAGGTCCTGGACTGGCAACCCGAAGTGCCGCCCGCCGACGGACTGCGTCGGACGGTTGACTGGTACCGCGAGCATCTGGCGCTTGCTGAGCCGAACTAG
- a CDS encoding O-antigen ligase family protein, which yields MLSRTSPSALVSAWTPQLLLALAAVVVSGSYGALAAAELGGVLQVAPPVLGAALASAAWWTAQDRARGLRWLAAAAVAAFVAVAIVQTPPALLSMALVALGGAVLIGGLRIAGKLPDAGTTTAMLAAAAVALVPFRGLGEIAVGPSVVGLSDFALGAALVVWLGGHGRGRIEIPRLALAIALFAAWLGITGVLALDPAPVLKETIKWLQVAVAVVLLADVLRHADARIAVAWLVGVAVAAEAAVGLVQAITGIGPAAFNVGGLIRSFGTFEQPNPFGGYLGLHLPLLLAGAIYARRSRRPWIAALWLLVLVALVISRSRGAWIGMIGSTAIVLLAAMPRVRVLGAATVALIIAGFLAFAGWQLTGGLERALPDPARAAVEGRTEVRDALRIVVDDDFAISERLAQWEAGWRMFMSAPLIGVGAGNYDEAYSRFNFEPFLQLPGHAHNIYLNFAAEAGLPATAAFLALSVWAIWRCVRAVQWVRGTPWEWATIGALGGMVAFSLHNLVDSLFVNGMGLVFALFIGLSYAIEWDCGRRQAPHVAGAAS from the coding sequence TTGCTGAGCCGAACTAGCCCAAGCGCCCTCGTCTCGGCCTGGACGCCGCAGCTGTTGCTCGCGCTGGCCGCCGTCGTGGTGTCGGGCAGCTACGGAGCGTTGGCGGCGGCGGAGCTTGGCGGCGTGTTGCAGGTTGCGCCGCCGGTGCTTGGGGCGGCGCTGGCGTCCGCCGCGTGGTGGACAGCTCAAGATCGAGCGCGCGGGCTGCGTTGGCTGGCGGCGGCGGCGGTTGCCGCATTCGTGGCCGTGGCGATCGTGCAAACGCCGCCGGCGCTGCTGAGCATGGCGCTCGTGGCGCTGGGCGGGGCGGTGCTGATTGGGGGACTGCGCATCGCCGGCAAGCTGCCGGACGCGGGGACCACGACGGCCATGCTGGCGGCCGCGGCCGTTGCCCTGGTCCCGTTTCGCGGGCTGGGTGAGATTGCCGTGGGACCGTCGGTGGTGGGGCTGAGCGATTTCGCGTTGGGGGCGGCGCTGGTGGTGTGGCTTGGGGGCCATGGCCGCGGGCGCATCGAAATCCCCCGGCTGGCGCTGGCGATCGCGCTGTTCGCCGCATGGCTCGGCATCACGGGCGTGCTGGCCCTCGATCCGGCGCCGGTGCTCAAGGAGACCATCAAGTGGCTGCAGGTAGCCGTGGCGGTGGTATTGCTGGCGGATGTGCTGCGCCACGCCGACGCCCGAATTGCGGTGGCCTGGCTGGTCGGCGTCGCCGTGGCGGCGGAGGCCGCGGTGGGGCTTGTCCAGGCGATAACGGGCATCGGACCGGCGGCGTTCAACGTGGGTGGTCTGATCCGGTCGTTCGGGACGTTCGAGCAGCCCAATCCCTTCGGGGGGTACCTTGGACTGCATTTGCCGTTGCTGTTGGCCGGGGCGATCTATGCCCGACGGTCACGCCGGCCGTGGATCGCCGCGCTCTGGCTGCTAGTGCTGGTGGCGCTGGTGATCAGCCGCTCGCGAGGAGCCTGGATTGGAATGATTGGGAGCACGGCGATAGTGCTGCTGGCGGCGATGCCGCGGGTCCGCGTACTGGGCGCGGCGACGGTGGCGCTGATCATCGCCGGATTCCTGGCCTTTGCCGGGTGGCAGCTCACGGGAGGCCTGGAACGGGCGCTGCCCGATCCGGCGCGAGCGGCGGTGGAAGGCCGGACGGAAGTTCGCGACGCCTTGCGCATCGTGGTGGACGACGACTTCGCCATCAGCGAGCGGCTGGCGCAGTGGGAGGCCGGCTGGCGGATGTTCATGAGCGCTCCGCTGATCGGCGTGGGCGCGGGCAACTACGACGAGGCGTACTCCAGGTTCAACTTCGAGCCGTTCTTGCAGTTGCCGGGACATGCGCACAACATCTATCTGAACTTCGCGGCTGAGGCCGGGTTACCGGCGACGGCCGCGTTTCTGGCGCTCAGCGTCTGGGCGATCTGGCGTTGCGTTCGCGCGGTGCAGTGGGTGCGGGGCACGCCGTGGGAGTGGGCGACGATCGGGGCGCTGGGCGGTATGGTCGCGTTTTCGTTGCACAACCTGGTGGACAGCTTGTTCGTGAACGGCATGGGTCTGGTCTTCGCGCTCTTCATCGGGTTGAGCTACGCGATTGAGTGGGACTGCGGTCGCCGGCAGGCGCCTCACGTCGCGGGAGCGGCGTCATGA
- a CDS encoding lysylphosphatidylglycerol synthase transmembrane domain-containing protein, whose amino-acid sequence MSEPEIPPDGAGPEGPLVARPALRRGFLSVRTLLSFAIAAALLVLVWFLNDLSVEEILDRLSRANPWLIVAAFVVYALNFPLRTLRWRILLNNAVKHEETSPKYTMWGLFQILYISWFVNGVIPLKMGDVYRAYMARANYGTSLTRTLGTVFTERVLDVVTLILIVLVSSVFVLQQTEVGEDVGRIIMVAVVALAVLAAAVFAMLLFGSPIFRRFPKRVGEIYERFHSGVFDSWTWRSGPSLWLLSFAIWSAEMCRLTLVTRAVGLELGLGTIFFSGAAASLLLAFPTPGGLGAVDGGIIGLLRVAGGVSAGPAGVVAIIDRFISYWCVTVSGAAMFALTRMKR is encoded by the coding sequence ATGAGCGAGCCGGAGATCCCGCCGGACGGCGCCGGACCGGAGGGGCCGCTGGTCGCCCGACCGGCCCTTCGCCGTGGCTTTCTGAGCGTCCGGACGCTGCTGAGCTTCGCCATCGCCGCGGCGCTGCTGGTGTTGGTGTGGTTCCTGAACGACCTGTCGGTCGAGGAAATCCTTGATCGCCTGTCTCGCGCGAATCCGTGGTTGATCGTGGCCGCGTTCGTGGTCTATGCCTTGAACTTTCCGCTGCGGACCTTGCGCTGGCGAATCTTGCTGAACAACGCGGTCAAGCATGAGGAGACCTCCCCGAAATACACGATGTGGGGCTTGTTTCAGATCCTCTACATCTCATGGTTCGTGAACGGTGTCATTCCGCTCAAGATGGGAGACGTTTACCGGGCCTACATGGCCCGCGCCAACTACGGCACATCGCTCACGCGCACGCTGGGGACGGTGTTCACCGAGCGGGTGCTCGATGTGGTGACCCTGATCCTGATCGTGTTGGTGAGCTCGGTGTTCGTGCTGCAGCAGACTGAGGTTGGCGAGGACGTGGGCCGGATCATCATGGTGGCGGTGGTGGCGCTGGCCGTTCTGGCCGCGGCGGTGTTCGCAATGCTGCTATTCGGCAGCCCGATATTCCGGCGCTTCCCGAAGCGCGTGGGGGAGATCTACGAGCGCTTCCACAGCGGCGTCTTCGATAGCTGGACCTGGCGCAGCGGACCCTCGCTCTGGCTGCTGAGCTTCGCTATCTGGTCGGCGGAGATGTGCCGTCTGACCCTGGTGACGCGGGCGGTTGGGCTCGAGCTGGGCCTGGGCACGATTTTCTTCAGCGGCGCGGCCGCGTCGCTGCTGCTGGCGTTTCCGACGCCCGGCGGCCTGGGAGCGGTGGATGGCGGGATCATCGGCCTGCTGCGAGTGGCCGGTGGCGTGAGCGCCGGACCTGCGGGAGTGGTGGCGATCATCGACCGGTTCATCTCCTATTGGTGCGTCACGGTCTCCGGCGCGGCGATGTTTGCCTTGACGCGAATGAAGCGGTAG